One Microlunatus soli genomic window carries:
- a CDS encoding glutathione-independent formaldehyde dehydrogenase, whose product MLVKITTTNICGSDLHMYEGRTSFEKGRTFGHENMGEVVEIGKGVEKIKVGDRVVLPFNISCGFCKNCERGLTNYCLTTQPDPSAAGAAYGFAEMGPYGGGQAELLRVPFGDHNALRLGEDAQDKENDYVMLSDIFPTGYHATEMAGVIPGDSVVIAGAGPVGLMAALSATIKGAAKVMVVDRHPDRLALAEQIGAIAIDDSKTDPVQAVLDETMGLGADRGCECVGYQAHDPQGNEDPAATLNMLINSVRFTGGIGTVGVFVPQDPGAKGELAKQGKAAIDFGTHWFKGQTMGNGQCPVKKYNRRLRDLIAADKAKPSWIVSHEISLDQAADAYRNFDSRSEGWTKVVIKPGMSDGKKTN is encoded by the coding sequence GTGCTGGTCAAGATCACAACGACGAACATTTGCGGCTCGGACCTGCACATGTACGAGGGGCGGACCTCCTTCGAGAAGGGCCGGACGTTCGGCCACGAGAACATGGGAGAGGTGGTGGAGATCGGCAAGGGAGTAGAGAAGATCAAGGTGGGCGACCGGGTCGTGCTGCCGTTCAACATCTCGTGCGGGTTCTGCAAGAACTGCGAGCGCGGGCTCACGAACTACTGCCTGACGACGCAACCTGACCCATCGGCCGCCGGTGCGGCCTACGGCTTCGCCGAAATGGGCCCGTACGGCGGCGGGCAGGCAGAACTGCTCCGGGTGCCCTTCGGCGACCACAACGCACTGCGCCTGGGTGAAGACGCGCAGGACAAGGAGAACGACTACGTCATGCTCTCCGACATCTTCCCCACCGGTTACCACGCCACCGAGATGGCCGGCGTGATCCCGGGCGACAGCGTCGTGATCGCTGGAGCCGGTCCGGTGGGTCTGATGGCTGCGCTGTCCGCGACGATCAAGGGCGCCGCGAAGGTCATGGTGGTCGATCGCCACCCCGACCGGCTCGCGCTGGCCGAGCAGATCGGAGCGATCGCCATCGACGACTCCAAGACCGACCCCGTGCAGGCTGTGCTGGACGAGACCATGGGGCTCGGAGCCGACCGTGGCTGCGAGTGCGTGGGCTACCAGGCCCACGACCCGCAGGGGAACGAAGACCCGGCTGCCACCTTGAACATGCTCATCAACTCGGTGCGTTTCACCGGCGGGATCGGCACCGTCGGCGTGTTCGTCCCCCAGGACCCGGGGGCCAAGGGCGAATTGGCCAAGCAGGGCAAGGCGGCCATCGACTTCGGCACCCACTGGTTCAAGGGACAGACCATGGGCAACGGTCAGTGCCCGGTCAAGAAGTACAACCGCCGGCTGCGTGACCTGATCGCGGCTGACAAGGCGAAGCCGTCCTGGATCGTCTCCCACGAGATCTCGCTGGACCAGGCCGCCGACGCCTACAGGAACTTCGACTCCAGGTCCGAGGGCTGGACCAAGGTCGTCATCAAGCCGGGCATGTCCGACGGAAAGAAGACAAACTGA
- a CDS encoding type 1 glutamine amidotransferase domain-containing protein, with translation MAADLQGKRVAILAADGVERVELEQPREALDRAGARTEVLSIHDGEIKARKNDLDEAGTFTVDGLVADASVADYDALVLPGGTVNPDKLRVDEGAVSFVRDFVESGKPVAAICHGPWTLIEAGVATGRTLTSFPSIRTDLRNAGADVVDQEVVVDKNLITSRSPEDLPAFSEAIVSQLAGTTTKEEEKS, from the coding sequence ATGGCAGCAGATCTGCAGGGCAAGAGAGTCGCGATCCTCGCCGCGGACGGGGTCGAGCGCGTCGAACTCGAGCAACCCCGCGAGGCTCTGGACAGGGCCGGCGCTCGGACCGAGGTCCTCTCGATCCACGACGGCGAGATCAAGGCCCGTAAGAACGACCTGGATGAAGCGGGCACGTTCACCGTCGACGGGCTGGTCGCCGACGCCTCGGTGGCCGACTACGACGCCTTGGTGCTTCCGGGCGGCACGGTGAACCCCGACAAGCTCCGGGTCGACGAGGGCGCCGTTTCCTTCGTCCGCGACTTCGTCGAGAGCGGCAAGCCAGTGGCGGCGATCTGTCACGGGCCGTGGACGTTGATCGAGGCCGGCGTGGCCACCGGTCGCACCCTGACGTCCTTCCCGAGCATTCGCACCGACCTGCGCAACGCCGGCGCCGACGTCGTCGACCAGGAGGTCGTGGTCGACAAGAATCTCATCACCAGCCGCTCGCCCGAGGACCTGCCGGCGTTCTCCGAGGCGATAGTGTCCCAACTCGCGGGCACCACGACAAAGGAAGAGGAGAAGTCATGA
- a CDS encoding putative quinol monooxygenase: protein MSVTKGLLVRFDALPGKEDDVKEFLDSGRALVEDEQATTAWFAIRLGPSSFGIFDVFPDDAGRDAHLSGPVAVALGEQTGTLFSEPTIEKLDVLGSKLPA, encoded by the coding sequence ATGAGTGTGACCAAGGGATTGCTGGTCAGGTTTGACGCGTTGCCCGGCAAGGAGGACGACGTGAAGGAGTTCCTTGACAGCGGCCGTGCGCTTGTCGAGGACGAGCAGGCGACCACCGCGTGGTTCGCGATCCGCCTCGGGCCCTCCTCCTTCGGGATCTTCGACGTGTTCCCCGATGACGCCGGACGTGACGCCCACCTGTCCGGCCCTGTTGCGGTAGCTCTCGGCGAGCAGACCGGCACGTTGTTCTCCGAACCGACGATCGAGAAGCTCGACGTACTGGGCTCCAAACTCCCCGCCTGA
- a CDS encoding NAD(P)/FAD-dependent oxidoreductase: MTGTDDDVAPTRSPEVAVIGGGIVGLSTAYALREQGVPVRLYEAGLPGTGQSAGESRIFRHAHDDPRLVAFARESRGVWDEWAEHFDVELVSSDGVVAIGDSALARLRVLDQVGGVKAYEIDAAELAQRMPLLAGYSGSAVLDESGGAIRTRTAITALAGALADAVTTAEVISIDPRADGTVEVRSVTDRAVYSKVVVCAGRETARLARSVGLSLPVRLAAHVRLTFDVKAAAPARVACLQDSSGVFGEVGVYATPLPGNSSYSVGLSETVGVRDDGTFIDPAAIRSLDERAREYVTRALPGLHPEPRDFLHCWVTDLPWSEDGVAVWEAGSVLFVAGHNLFKQAPALGRALARAATGEGLAAELEQGARLGEPQQ, encoded by the coding sequence ATGACAGGAACTGACGACGACGTTGCCCCGACGCGTTCACCCGAGGTAGCAGTGATCGGGGGCGGGATCGTCGGTCTGTCGACGGCGTACGCGCTGCGAGAGCAGGGCGTGCCGGTGCGCTTGTACGAGGCCGGTCTGCCCGGAACTGGTCAGTCCGCAGGCGAGTCGCGGATCTTCCGGCATGCCCACGACGACCCGCGACTCGTCGCTTTCGCGCGCGAAAGCCGCGGCGTATGGGATGAGTGGGCCGAACACTTCGACGTCGAGCTGGTCTCATCAGACGGTGTCGTGGCGATCGGAGACAGCGCCCTGGCGCGGCTGCGGGTGCTCGACCAGGTCGGCGGCGTGAAAGCGTACGAGATCGACGCAGCCGAGCTCGCCCAACGGATGCCGCTGCTCGCTGGGTACTCGGGGTCAGCGGTGCTCGACGAGTCGGGCGGCGCGATCCGCACCCGCACCGCGATCACGGCACTCGCGGGTGCCCTCGCAGATGCCGTCACCACCGCAGAGGTCATCTCCATCGATCCCCGCGCCGATGGGACGGTCGAGGTGCGCAGCGTCACCGACCGGGCTGTCTACTCCAAGGTGGTCGTGTGCGCCGGCCGCGAAACCGCCCGCCTGGCCCGCAGCGTCGGCCTGTCGCTGCCGGTTCGCCTTGCCGCACACGTCCGGCTGACCTTCGACGTGAAAGCCGCCGCCCCGGCACGAGTCGCGTGCCTGCAGGACAGCAGCGGCGTCTTCGGCGAAGTCGGCGTGTACGCGACGCCGCTACCGGGCAACAGCAGTTATTCGGTCGGACTCAGCGAAACCGTCGGCGTCCGCGACGACGGAACGTTCATCGACCCTGCGGCGATTCGATCGCTGGACGAACGCGCGCGCGAATACGTGACACGCGCGCTGCCCGGTCTCCACCCAGAGCCGCGCGACTTCCTTCATTGCTGGGTGACCGACCTCCCATGGAGCGAGGACGGCGTGGCCGTGTGGGAGGCAGGCTCTGTCCTGTTCGTGGCCGGTCACAATCTGTTCAAGCAGGCACCTGCGCTGGGGCGCGCTCTCGCCCGAGCCGCGACAGGTGAAGGTCTCGCCGCCGAGCTCGAGCAGGGGGCGCGCCTGGGTGAGCCACAGCAATAG
- a CDS encoding alpha/beta hydrolase family protein — MRTLLWRPKQDRWRSLVVLSHGSGGAAANLGWLAEALCDEGFLVAAVDHHGNSSDEELLPEGAAFWWERPADLTVVVDHVQMTEKVGSAAVAGYSLGGYTAAAVLGARVDAAKLRRLYDGEPVLPIPPDRPDIVTENAELVARYGRAAVDARAVGDYRDRRFVAGVLLAQAICPILSDASLSAIDRPVLVRWGGADEVEAPEVNGQRYTRLIPGADGRSMGQHVGHFEFGDIPDGAAVRSEVLADVLPFFRALLAD; from the coding sequence GTGCGGACCCTGCTGTGGCGACCTAAGCAGGACAGGTGGCGGTCGCTTGTCGTGTTGTCCCACGGTTCCGGTGGTGCGGCAGCCAATCTCGGCTGGCTCGCCGAAGCCCTTTGCGACGAGGGATTCCTGGTCGCGGCGGTGGATCACCACGGCAACAGTTCCGATGAAGAACTCCTGCCGGAGGGGGCTGCCTTCTGGTGGGAGCGTCCGGCCGATCTCACGGTCGTTGTCGACCACGTCCAGATGACCGAGAAGGTGGGATCAGCTGCAGTCGCCGGCTACTCGCTGGGCGGCTATACCGCTGCTGCTGTTCTGGGGGCCAGAGTTGATGCTGCGAAGCTCCGCCGTTTGTACGACGGTGAGCCGGTCCTGCCGATTCCGCCGGACCGTCCCGACATCGTGACCGAGAACGCTGAGCTGGTCGCCAGGTACGGCCGCGCGGCGGTGGATGCCCGGGCGGTAGGTGATTACCGGGATCGGCGCTTCGTTGCGGGAGTCTTGTTGGCCCAGGCAATCTGCCCAATCCTCAGTGATGCGAGCCTGTCTGCGATCGACCGGCCGGTGCTGGTGCGGTGGGGAGGCGCTGACGAGGTCGAGGCACCAGAAGTCAATGGTCAGCGGTACACACGGCTGATCCCAGGAGCTGATGGTCGATCGATGGGGCAACACGTAGGGCACTTCGAGTTTGGCGATATCCCGGACGGCGCGGCTGTGCGGTCGGAAGTTCTGGCCGATGTCCTGCCGTTCTTCCGGGCACTCCTGGCCGATTGA
- a CDS encoding DUF402 domain-containing protein has product MLIPHAGLFLAHFNEPPSRNSIYADITTTPEFGQGDDGWVVATVDMDLDVVRTIDGRTWIEDQDEFAEHTSSLGYPADLVTSSRAAATRLLAAVREEAEPFASTWPRWIKQLIV; this is encoded by the coding sequence ATGCTGATCCCTCACGCCGGGCTCTTTCTCGCACACTTCAACGAACCGCCATCCCGTAACTCGATCTATGCCGACATCACCACCACCCCCGAGTTCGGCCAGGGTGACGACGGCTGGGTCGTCGCGACCGTCGACATGGACCTCGATGTCGTCCGAACCATCGACGGTCGAACCTGGATCGAAGATCAAGACGAATTCGCCGAGCACACCTCCTCGCTCGGTTATCCTGCCGATCTGGTCACGAGTTCCAGAGCTGCCGCCACCCGGTTGCTGGCCGCTGTCCGCGAGGAAGCCGAACCCTTCGCGTCGACCTGGCCTCGTTGGATCAAGCAACTGATCGTGTGA
- a CDS encoding alpha/beta fold hydrolase, with translation MAQLLARRFRTFQIQPVGFGASDRPARYDFGSIDRQVLAVLDAVHVENFIVWGFSQTAFMAAMVARATERAVALIAGGADLLGHPSDADMRRLEREPRLPVSNLEFWRAFRRYDWHHELRQMKQPTLIYLGTGDPRIRKLRRLEPTLRGCGCDYLEFDGLDHTTSGFADGADGGARTTSAITTWMTSNVPPADR, from the coding sequence GTGGCGCAGCTGCTTGCGCGCAGATTCCGAACGTTTCAGATCCAACCGGTCGGTTTCGGGGCGAGCGATCGCCCGGCCCGCTACGACTTCGGATCGATCGACCGCCAGGTCCTTGCCGTGCTCGATGCCGTACACGTTGAGAACTTCATCGTGTGGGGCTTCTCCCAGACAGCGTTCATGGCGGCCATGGTCGCCCGGGCCACCGAACGCGCGGTTGCCTTGATCGCTGGCGGGGCAGACCTGCTCGGGCACCCGTCCGATGCCGACATGAGGCGGCTGGAACGGGAGCCGCGGCTGCCCGTCAGCAACCTGGAGTTTTGGCGTGCCTTCCGACGATACGACTGGCATCACGAGCTGCGACAGATGAAACAGCCGACGTTGATCTACCTCGGGACCGGTGATCCACGGATCAGGAAGCTGCGCCGACTTGAGCCAACGCTGCGCGGCTGCGGTTGTGACTACCTCGAGTTCGACGGACTGGACCACACGACGTCCGGGTTCGCCGATGGTGCGGACGGTGGCGCACGTACGACCTCAGCGATCACGACCTGGATGACAAGCAACGTGCCACCCGCAGACCGATAG
- a CDS encoding GNAT family N-acetyltransferase yields the protein MYQILHTDRLLLRRFEPSDVENLVALYTDRKVMRYLDNEDWDRARIETELLPSFLTEYQRYALYGYFAAETADGSFVGRIALHPVIMDPQPNGLWRHAETDETEAVSIGYRLCSSHWGHGYATEAAAAVVRLAFDQYGVSQAVATTMAVNLASRRVLERVGFRHTRTVHLDWDDPLPGSEQGEVVYERERSPGS from the coding sequence ATGTACCAGATCCTTCACACTGACCGTCTACTCCTGCGACGGTTCGAGCCCTCTGACGTCGAGAACTTGGTCGCCCTCTACACCGACCGCAAGGTGATGCGATACCTCGACAACGAAGACTGGGACCGCGCCCGGATCGAAACCGAACTCCTCCCCAGCTTCCTGACCGAATACCAGCGCTACGCCCTCTATGGGTACTTCGCCGCCGAAACCGCCGACGGATCCTTCGTTGGCCGGATCGCACTCCATCCGGTGATCATGGACCCTCAACCGAACGGCCTCTGGCGCCACGCTGAGACCGATGAGACCGAAGCAGTTTCCATTGGCTACCGGCTCTGCAGCTCACACTGGGGCCACGGATACGCCACCGAAGCCGCGGCCGCCGTGGTGCGACTGGCCTTTGATCAGTACGGCGTCAGCCAAGCCGTCGCGACCACGATGGCGGTGAACCTCGCCTCTCGCCGAGTCCTCGAACGCGTCGGATTCCGCCACACCCGAACCGTTCACCTGGACTGGGACGATCCCCTGCCCGGGAGCGAACAAGGCGAAGTCGTCTATGAACGAGAGCGATCTCCGGGATCGTAG
- a CDS encoding phosphotransferase family protein, giving the protein MSTVLSVVMTASGQRAVLRQYPSPKWSAQRARRAASGEVLALAALADVDVPAPIGLGTTPGSDHAAPAVLMSLCSGRRYRGDDLDIARELGWALAGIHAVGTVSGLTDETIATVRALRAGRPPRYGAPGPLLELVMQTFPDGLESRPRVLVHNDFSVSNVLVDGDAITGVVDWTEAAMGNAGIDLGFAYVSTVLSFGSAAGEELLQGYRSRSASPVDDLAWWQLLAASRLEPDIDSWTGSANFLGPAHLTGAEVRTRFNVLVEAAAATVHASAR; this is encoded by the coding sequence ATGTCCACTGTGCTGAGCGTCGTGATGACGGCATCCGGGCAACGGGCGGTGCTGCGACAGTATCCGAGTCCCAAGTGGTCGGCTCAGCGAGCTCGTCGCGCAGCCAGCGGTGAGGTGTTGGCTCTGGCAGCGTTGGCTGATGTGGATGTCCCGGCACCGATCGGCCTGGGCACAACCCCCGGTAGCGATCATGCAGCCCCTGCTGTCTTGATGAGCTTGTGTTCTGGCCGTCGGTATCGGGGAGATGATCTTGATATCGCCCGCGAGCTTGGCTGGGCGCTGGCGGGCATCCATGCTGTCGGCACGGTCTCCGGGCTCACCGACGAGACCATTGCCACTGTGCGGGCTCTTCGGGCGGGGCGACCACCTCGATACGGAGCACCGGGCCCGCTGCTGGAGCTGGTGATGCAGACGTTCCCGGACGGGCTTGAGTCGCGGCCTCGTGTGCTGGTCCACAACGACTTCAGTGTCAGCAACGTCCTGGTCGACGGTGACGCGATCACCGGGGTTGTTGATTGGACCGAGGCAGCCATGGGGAACGCCGGGATTGACCTCGGGTTCGCCTATGTCAGCACGGTGTTGTCGTTCGGGTCGGCGGCTGGCGAGGAACTGCTACAGGGGTATCGATCGCGCTCGGCATCGCCCGTTGATGATCTGGCCTGGTGGCAGTTGCTTGCGGCGAGCCGGCTGGAGCCCGACATCGATAGTTGGACGGGCAGCGCCAACTTCCTCGGCCCCGCCCACCTGACCGGAGCGGAGGTTCGGACGAGATTCAACGTCCTGGTCGAGGCCGCCGCAGCGACTGTGCATGCCAGCGCCCGGTGA
- a CDS encoding winged helix-turn-helix transcriptional regulator, with the protein MSGLAAALDIVGPRWALLIVERLLDGPQRYGDLQRDLGTPTNMLATRLRELEAAGVLSRLPLRHNTRAYALTDRGLALREAIRALERWGAEQD; encoded by the coding sequence GTGAGTGGCCTCGCCGCAGCCCTCGACATCGTTGGGCCCCGGTGGGCCCTCCTCATCGTCGAGCGGCTGCTCGACGGGCCGCAGCGCTACGGCGACCTGCAGCGCGACCTCGGAACGCCGACCAACATGCTCGCCACCCGCCTCCGCGAGCTCGAAGCGGCTGGCGTGCTGTCCCGTCTCCCCCTCCGGCACAACACCCGCGCCTACGCGCTGACCGATCGCGGACTCGCTCTGCGCGAAGCGATCCGTGCGCTCGAACGCTGGGGCGCCGAGCAGGACTAG
- a CDS encoding VOC family protein, whose product MTSEDPRRFRVDHDTCILQVRGRMSLFITCPVESVERATAFYTALGWTLNPEMSDHNVSCFAIAPGQYVMLGSREMYANVGGVEELIGGPTTPSKVTVSFDLGSRQAVDELIERAGAAGGRIGDTDDYPFMYQRQFDDPDGYHYSPFWLKPDADATA is encoded by the coding sequence TTGACCTCCGAGGATCCGCGACGCTTTAGGGTTGACCACGACACTTGTATTTTGCAAGTACGCGGTCGTATGAGCCTCTTCATCACCTGCCCGGTCGAGAGTGTCGAGCGCGCGACCGCCTTCTACACTGCTCTCGGCTGGACCCTCAACCCTGAGATGTCTGATCACAACGTGTCGTGTTTCGCGATTGCGCCCGGGCAGTACGTCATGCTCGGCAGTCGTGAGATGTACGCGAACGTCGGCGGCGTGGAGGAACTGATCGGCGGACCGACCACCCCCTCGAAGGTCACGGTCTCGTTCGACCTCGGCAGCCGCCAAGCTGTCGACGAACTCATCGAGCGGGCCGGTGCCGCCGGCGGGCGGATCGGCGACACCGACGACTATCCCTTCATGTACCAACGCCAGTTCGACGACCCCGATGGCTACCACTACTCACCGTTCTGGCTGAAACCCGACGCCGACGCAACGGCGTGA
- a CDS encoding carbon-nitrogen hydrolase family protein, translated as MTAHRRFKQRVRARAAKTGESYTAALRHFRRASGDAMLEDQNTRPTHQPQADGAEPVRLRLAVAQTEQREDPTDPELLRASGAQLRELITRAHTAGARLVQCPEGALSFPHKRVMSSIPDEVGPAEWSRVDWAAYADELAAVARRAGELGIWVALPAAHRLSDGHRPHNSMYVIDDHGRVHTRYDERFMSETKINFMYTPGTGPVTFEVDGLRVGCALGIEAVHPQSFTDYEQLGVDLVMFSTTGRETPSPLPTPFYRNLDVYSGVNGIWISMASTMPGNSAVFGPDVREPVQIAEQSGTALLVTDVEARTGSTPWLHRLRTGVYDAKQQTEDTRSLQRTSF; from the coding sequence ATGACAGCGCACAGGCGTTTCAAACAACGGGTACGAGCTCGCGCGGCCAAGACCGGCGAGTCCTACACGGCAGCGCTGCGGCACTTCCGCCGAGCATCAGGAGATGCCATGTTGGAAGATCAGAACACCCGTCCGACCCACCAGCCGCAGGCCGACGGAGCCGAACCGGTCAGGCTGCGCCTGGCGGTTGCGCAGACCGAGCAACGCGAGGACCCGACCGATCCCGAGCTGTTGCGTGCCAGCGGCGCCCAGCTGCGTGAGTTGATCACCCGGGCGCACACCGCCGGCGCACGACTGGTGCAGTGTCCCGAAGGAGCACTCAGCTTCCCGCACAAGCGGGTGATGTCGTCGATCCCCGACGAGGTCGGGCCCGCGGAATGGAGCCGGGTCGACTGGGCCGCCTACGCCGACGAACTCGCCGCCGTCGCGCGCCGAGCGGGCGAACTCGGCATCTGGGTCGCGTTGCCGGCCGCCCACCGGCTGTCCGACGGACATCGTCCACACAACAGCATGTACGTGATCGATGATCATGGACGGGTACACACCCGCTACGACGAGCGGTTCATGTCAGAAACCAAGATCAACTTCATGTACACCCCCGGGACCGGTCCGGTCACCTTCGAGGTCGACGGACTGCGCGTCGGCTGTGCCCTCGGCATCGAGGCGGTGCATCCGCAGAGCTTCACCGACTACGAACAGCTCGGCGTCGACCTGGTGATGTTCTCCACGACCGGGCGAGAGACACCGTCACCGCTTCCGACGCCGTTCTACCGCAACCTCGACGTCTACTCCGGAGTGAACGGCATCTGGATCAGCATGGCATCGACGATGCCCGGCAACAGTGCCGTCTTCGGTCCCGATGTCCGCGAGCCGGTGCAGATCGCCGAGCAGTCCGGCACCGCGCTGCTCGTCACCGACGTCGAGGCCCGGACCGGCAGCACCCCGTGGCTGCACCGGCTGCGTACGGGCGTGTACGACGCCAAGCAACAGACCGAGGACACCAGAAGCCTGCAACGCACCAGCTTCTAA
- a CDS encoding ACT domain-containing protein has product MRVSLPDVPGSLGAVASAMGAVGADILAVEIVQKRDGQAIDDFVVDVPPGKLPDALISACQGLDGVDVEWISRYPEGGGLQSDLETLERMTNDPEHAAETLVSSAPAVFRSQWAVLVALSADGAGTATYSTPMAPDLSSEDLQRLAPFDSTHRLSLDGEWIPGYDDSVVVVAPLGGDRAIVIGRLGGPSYLDSEVARLGHLARLTS; this is encoded by the coding sequence ATGAGGGTGTCGCTTCCGGATGTGCCGGGCTCGCTGGGCGCGGTGGCGTCGGCGATGGGTGCGGTCGGCGCCGACATCCTCGCCGTCGAGATCGTTCAGAAACGCGACGGGCAGGCGATCGACGACTTCGTGGTCGACGTACCGCCGGGGAAGTTGCCCGATGCCCTGATCAGCGCCTGCCAGGGCCTGGACGGGGTGGACGTGGAATGGATCTCGCGCTATCCCGAGGGCGGCGGTCTGCAGTCGGACCTGGAGACCTTGGAGCGGATGACCAACGATCCCGAGCATGCCGCCGAGACCCTGGTGTCCTCCGCACCGGCGGTGTTCCGGTCCCAGTGGGCGGTGTTGGTCGCGCTGTCCGCCGACGGTGCCGGCACGGCGACCTACAGCACGCCGATGGCGCCGGACCTGTCGTCGGAGGACCTGCAGCGGTTGGCGCCGTTCGACAGCACCCACCGGCTGAGCCTGGACGGTGAATGGATCCCCGGCTATGACGATTCGGTCGTCGTGGTGGCGCCGCTGGGTGGCGATCGGGCGATCGTCATCGGCCGGCTCGGTGGTCCCAGCTATCTCGACTCCGAGGTTGCCCGGCTCGGTCATCTCGCCCGGCTCACCAGCTGA
- a CDS encoding DUF1015 family protein, which produces MPRFTPFRAVRYPTDTNFDAVVAPPYDVLSAEQVRYHHDRDPHNITRIDVPTGDDRYARAGALYRQWLDEGVLVADEAPTLTVYRLRFTDPTGAERTISGVLGGLEVVDEGAGGVLPHERTTPKASTDRLDLTRATGANLSPVWGLSLAAGLTDLLAEPGEPVAAVTDDADGFRVEHLLERITDPDRIAAITELIGTDDVLIADGHHRYGVARSYRDEVRTATGRTDTAAEDTLVFVNELVADQLSVAAIHRLYRGIAADTLRSAIGDRFDLAALDADHPDARPDPATLARMEAEGFLTLITAEGAWTMTPKPGAFDDVRALDGVWLEETLADLTAEVSYQHGVEEVLSAVGSGDAVAGVLIRPVGVAEIERTAREGLLMPPKSTFFTPKLKTGFVIRDLS; this is translated from the coding sequence GTGCCACGCTTCACACCGTTCCGAGCCGTCAGATATCCGACCGATACCAACTTCGACGCGGTCGTCGCACCGCCGTACGACGTCTTGTCGGCCGAGCAGGTCCGGTACCACCACGACCGGGACCCGCACAACATCACCCGGATCGACGTGCCGACCGGGGACGATCGCTACGCGCGTGCCGGTGCGCTGTACCGGCAGTGGCTCGACGAGGGTGTGCTGGTCGCTGACGAGGCGCCGACATTGACCGTCTACCGGCTCCGGTTCACCGATCCGACCGGGGCGGAGCGGACCATTTCCGGCGTGCTCGGCGGCCTGGAGGTCGTCGACGAGGGCGCCGGCGGCGTCCTGCCTCACGAACGGACCACGCCGAAGGCGTCCACCGACCGGCTCGACCTGACCCGGGCGACCGGCGCCAATCTGTCACCGGTCTGGGGGCTGTCGTTGGCTGCCGGGCTGACCGACCTGCTCGCCGAGCCCGGCGAACCGGTCGCCGCGGTCACCGACGACGCCGACGGCTTCCGGGTCGAGCATCTGCTGGAACGCATCACCGACCCGGACCGGATCGCCGCGATCACCGAGCTGATCGGCACCGACGACGTGCTGATCGCCGACGGACACCACCGGTACGGGGTTGCCCGCAGCTATCGCGACGAGGTCCGGACCGCGACCGGACGCACCGACACCGCCGCAGAGGACACCCTGGTCTTCGTCAACGAACTGGTCGCCGATCAGCTCAGTGTCGCAGCCATCCACCGGCTCTACCGGGGCATCGCCGCTGACACCCTGCGATCGGCCATCGGCGATCGCTTCGACCTGGCGGCCCTGGACGCCGATCATCCCGACGCCCGACCCGACCCGGCCACCCTGGCCCGGATGGAAGCCGAGGGATTCCTGACCTTGATCACCGCCGAGGGTGCCTGGACGATGACGCCGAAGCCGGGAGCGTTCGACGATGTCCGGGCCCTCGACGGTGTCTGGCTGGAGGAGACCCTTGCCGATCTGACCGCGGAGGTGAGTTATCAGCACGGGGTCGAGGAAGTGCTGTCGGCGGTGGGTTCCGGCGACGCCGTCGCCGGGGTGCTGATCCGGCCGGTCGGCGTTGCCGAGATCGAACGGACCGCCCGCGAGGGTCTGTTGATGCCGCCGAAGTCGACCTTCTTCACGCCCAAGTTGAAGACCGGGTTCGTGATCCGCGACCTGTCCTGA
- the gatC gene encoding Asp-tRNA(Asn)/Glu-tRNA(Gln) amidotransferase subunit GatC has protein sequence MALSREEVAALGRLARIELSPEELEHLAPQLDQILEHVAQVSEVAGADVQPTSHPLPLSNVFRADEPRPCLTQDEALSGAPVAQDGRFRVPRILGEEA, from the coding sequence GTGGCATTGAGCCGTGAGGAGGTGGCAGCCCTCGGCCGATTGGCTCGGATCGAGCTGTCGCCGGAGGAGTTGGAACATCTGGCACCGCAGCTGGACCAGATCCTGGAGCATGTCGCCCAGGTCAGCGAGGTCGCCGGTGCCGATGTCCAGCCGACCTCACACCCGCTGCCGTTGAGCAATGTCTTCCGCGCCGACGAGCCGCGTCCCTGCCTGACCCAGGATGAAGCGCTGTCCGGTGCGCCGGTGGCGCAGGACGGACGTTTCCGGGTCCCGCGGATCCTGGGGGAGGAGGCATGA